From one Nymphalis io chromosome 19, ilAglIoxx1.1, whole genome shotgun sequence genomic stretch:
- the LOC126775875 gene encoding lipopolysaccharide-induced tumor necrosis factor-alpha factor homolog encodes MATNNDPTNTSNNPPYNTNDLPPPYSAVVGNPQYGFVVTSNEQFPAAGGVFPQPKQFTPVGVYPHPTSVQPQTNVPPPLPGMSAPVGVVMPPEVGSLPTTVTCYNCGKVVVTKVTYTTSWHTHLVAGSICVITMVCSVCCLGLIPYCFDTFKDAEHYCPNCNTFIGKSNKC; translated from the exons atggCTACAAATAATGATCCTACGAATACCTCAAACAATCCACCTTATAATACGAATGATCTTCCACCACCATATTCTGCTGTTGTAGGTAATCCTCAATATGGATTCGTTGTAACTTCAAATGAACAATTTCCTGCCGCTGGTGGTGTCTTCCCGCAACCGAAACAATTCACTCCAGTAGGAGTTTATCCTCATCCTACTTCTGTTCAGCCTCAAACTAATGTTCCGCCTCCGCTTCCTGGTATGTCAGCGCCTGTTGGTGTCGTGATGCCTCCTGAGGTTGGTAGTTTACCCACCACTGTGACTTGCTATAACTGTGGCAAAGTTGTTGTAACAAAGGTTACATATACAACATCTTGGCATACTCATCTTGTAGCTGGTTCAATTTGTGTAATCACTAT GGTTTGTTCAGTATGCTGTCTTGGACTCATACCTTATTGCTTCGACACATTTAAGGACGCTGAACACTACTGCCCCAACTGTAATACATTTATTGGTAAAAGCAACAaatgttaa